The nucleotide window TGCTGGACAGGGTCAACCAAAGGTGTCTCTCCGCAGTCACCATAACGAATAACCACCTCTaatagctcctcatactggggagaaTGAGGGGGTGAATCCTCATCGGCGCCCTCTACAtccacctcctcggaggaagacaagagaagcGCCGTGCCCTCTTCCcagggggaagaaaccgcagagaGCGGGCGGTGGATCTGGCAGGTGAGGCAGAAGATAGGGACTGGCCCGTTTCCATACCCTCTGACAGATCcaattgcgatccccacgagtgcaattgccgctccgcctcggcggaagcgggaccagacccgcgaggaactctggtgaaggctccctcctcgaagagagcatTCTGGGATTGGAGCACACGCAGAGGCATGCGTTCGCAGTGCGGGCAAcgagccccctcgagggctgacaaTACATACATACAGACCATACAGACAATACACAAGCCGTGTGTGTGTTCACTCGTAATGAAACGAGTGCACGGAGGAACACACGGCTTGTGGTGTTGCTGCTTATGTTCACCCTTTCTAAACATTGTTtgacacacacagacaaacaatCACTCTCTGAATAAAAGTTGTGCAATTGTGCATGAGAAAAGGAGAGTGACTGCACATAGAGCGCTTGCTGAATGGCACAAAGCTAGCGCTGTTCTCACCGAacatgcttttaagcttcctggtcggtgacgtcacgcgATTCCATTGgattgattacacacgtgattcagagcgcggtcacgctgaaggcgttCCCAGAGCGTTTTGACGCAGCTCGACATTCCTGGAAGGGATCTACATAGACTAATGCATGTGCACAACCTTTCATATTTAGGCAGTTTGATAGGGGAATCCATCACTTTGATTATAAACTGCTGTAGATCATATAGATATAAAGAAGTAAAGTAAGAGAACtgagctgaaattaaaatcaaaagaATAAAGCATACTATAAAAGCTTCTGTTGCCTCAGGCTTGTAATGGTGATGATCATGATGGTTGTATTATGCAAAGAAAAAAGCCTAAAGGTTATGGGGGTTTCTACACATTCTTTTTTTCACACAGAAAAAATGTTGCATTTGATTAAAAGATGGTTAAATCAATCTTTCGAAAAGGTAATAGagattcatttaaataaaaatgactttGGCACCACTGTGCCTTTCGACTTTTATTTagtgtctttatatatatatatataaggtaaCTATTTGGGTTAAGGTTGCATTTAGGGGTAGGTTCAGGGTTAGTACCTAGTTATGACCCAGTTATTGTAATTGGTGTAGTAAGTACATAGGACGTACACATGGaacaggactgtaaaataaagtattacaaatatttttgtagaaaaagtagaaaaaaaaagttttaaagaaatgtatttattttattatttatttacttttttaaattttataattaattaatctgtTAGTTAGCTACCCAAAAAATCCACAGACAAGGAGGAATGTGTATTAtcaaatgctgttttttgagTTTTAGACATACATAATTTGTAGGTAATTGATTCAGTAAAGGTTAAGTAAGTCATTATTGTCTTAGCTATAACACAGGACACCATTAACACATTTAAGATAGGCCTATATATGCATGTAACTGGTTGATTTAAAAGATGCAAAAACAATGTCTAACATAATTCTTAGCATAAGTGAGTCACCTTTTAAATATCACTATATTTACTATCTTCAGTGTTAACCTATTAAACATTATCTGCTTAAATGAACTGAATTTAATTAACTTACTAGACTGAATTGagttaaaaaatacataatttatctTTAAATCCAATCTAATGATACTTTCCACAAATATTTAGAGAGAAACTAAAGGGCAGGTGAAGTACATGCCTAATTAGTGTGTAGTTGGGTGGTTTAAAggaaaagaaacctgaaatactTACCTATAAATCAGGACATCATCCTCTGAACAGTTGTATTGGAGCTGGTACATTTTGACTTTGGGTGCCACTTTGCTTACTGTCCACTTTATCAGAGCAGAGACTGCAGTGACCTCTGACACTGACACTACCTGTTCTGGTTGAGCTTTGGTCTCCCCTTTACTGGTTTTAGTGGAGCTGGTGATGTCAGATAGTCTGGACTTGGGCTGAGATGTGCGGTTAGTTCCATTGCTTAGGTGGGGGAGCTGGATGATGGAGAGCTCAATTGAGGCTGTTGATTCTCCTGCTGCATTTGCAGCAATGCAAGTAAATGTCCCATAATCCTTAGAGGTGGTGACCATAATGTCTAAAGTACCATTTTCATACACTGTAGCCCTGGATGAGTTACTAATTAGTCGGTCATCTGGAGCAACCCAGTGTATAAGAGGCATAGGGTCACCCACGGCCTTGCAGCGTAAACTGGCCGTCTGTCCTTCCAGGACCAAAAGCTTATGTGTATGTTGGGTAATTAACGGTGGTTCACAGATAAACTCTTCCTCTCGAACATACCAGAAGTAGCGACCTTTTAGACTAGGAGGAGAGGCGCATGTTTCCATATCGTCCTCCCGCTCTAGACGCCGCAACCAAAGAATCTCACAGTTACAGTGAAGAGGATTCCCACCAAAGCTGAGAGACAAGACCGGGGCAAATGGTGTGCTAAGAACGCTGCTGCTCTGCGACCTAGCAAAGATAGGATCGGGCGGAAGCTTCTGGAGGCGGTTTGATGTCAGATCCAGTCTCGCCAGCTTTTCAAGATCAGTAAAAGTGCCCTCAGCAATGTGGTTGATGAGGTTGTGGTCCAGACTCAGCTGGTGTAGGTTGAGCATTTTGCGAATGGCCTCCCAGGGTATGCCTCGCAGGTTGTTGTAGGAGAGGTCTAGGTCCTCCAAGGTGAGCAGCAGGTCATCGAAAGCTTCTTTGGAGATACGAGTCAGTTGATTGTTGTTTAGGATGAGATGTTGTAAGTTCACTAAGCCTCGCAAGACATCTGGGCCTAGCTCTGTCAACCGGTTACTGTCCAGGTGCAACGAACGCAGGGTTTCAAGATCCACAAAGGAGAAGGGTTGAATGAAGCTGATGGTGTTTCGTGACAGTGTGAGGTCCACAAGGCCTGTCATGTTGGTGAAGTCCTGCTGGGTAATTTTGATAATGTAGTTTCCTCCCAGACGCAACTCCACGGTTCTTCTGTCAATGTCAGAGGGCACAAACAACAGACCTTTGGATGGGCACAGTGTGCCTAAGGATTCTGATAGGTTCTGACAGACACAATATTTAGGGCAAGCGGTGGTCATCATCACTGCGCTTCCCAGGAGAAGGAGGCTGCAGAGCACTTTGGCCATTGTAAATCACAAGCAGGGACCTGGATAGACAACAAGAAAAATAATGGTCAGTCTTTTTCAGCCATACAAacaataattgatttattacctCTGCAAGAGCTATTGATAAAAATAGACCTCCTTAGGAGCAATTTTAGCCCTCATTATGAAGCAACTTAGGTTCAGATTAGGTGTTtagaggcttttttttttttttttttacaatcctCATAAGTTTGTCAGAGCATTGAGAAGATACTGAggtacaaaatatgttttatagtTGCCGGAAGCAAGAGCGTTTGACGCTATGTCCGTATGTGAATTCCTCAGTAGGCTCCATATCTCTGACACAGAGAGAACGGATGACTGCGCTTGCCCTCAGACGACAGCTCATAATTCCTGTAGACATTTGTATCATCAATTCCAAATATACTCAAAacttaaatcaattttaatcagCCCATTGCCAGACTGATTCTCTAATGGTAGGGCAGAGCTGGTGGAACTGTTTTAGGTGTCTGTGAGAAGGAGAAGGGGTTATTTTCATTTCCAGGCAAGAATTAAAGGATAATAATTCTCCCAGCTGGCAGCACTCATACAATAAATCATCATTGCTTCATCGATACCTTAAATTTATATCTTCTAAGATTCCTATAAACCCCAGTCCACAGAGTTCTGGATTCTCAAATTATGAGCAACAGCTTATGAGTTTTCAAGCACATCTTGTTTGCTAGCCTCAATTTCATTGCATATATCAATATAGTGATATATGCAGATCTGAGTATTTGTAGAAAACAGGGAGTTGGGTGACTGACACTGGAAACTAGACTGCAGCTCATCGTAGAAAATCAGCAAGATTTTTATGAAGCGTAATATTGTGATTACCCTAACCATGTAATCAAAACTGTctgcaacaaaacaaataaattgtTGCATACAGTGAAAGGATATTTTATTGGCAATTTGACTGACATGCAATCAGCTTTTGGTAATGCCAGATATTTATGCCAGGCCTGCATTTTGCTAGAAAGCAAATAGCAGATTTACCATAACATGTCAAGCAATTTTCCCTCTCATCTACTACATAAACCAGAAGACTACTAgcacattaactaacaatgacgTCTTGTTTTAAATTTGCCTTTTAGGAAAGGCAATATTTAAAACTCTACAAAATTATTGATATGTGAAAAGAACCATGGAGGAAATTTTCAAGTAAACTGAAAATGTGATGCACCTAATTTTCTAGTCTATAATAATTTCACGCTGAAAGAACATATTTTCTTTACTTCCCTTCTGAACATGTTCCCCAACTATCAATAACTCATTCTCATCATTTCATTCTCAGGAAATCAGATTTGTACAATTTTATGAAAGAGCAACAATGTGTCGTGTGTTGATAACAACACATACAATCCGCCCTGCTCATGTACTGAACCCATTTCCCCTTTTGCTCCCTCCAATTTCCTTTCTATCTCTATTTTCTTGTACAATAAATTTAAAAAGGCCATAAATAAACAACAGAATAAATGTGCACAAGAATGAAAAATACAAAGAATACCTAGTGGCCTAGCATGTCCAAACGGTGAAGAAgaacgcaaacttcatcttaatACAGGGAAGTGGAAGAATGTTTAACCATAGGCATTTGCAGCATTTCATTAGTGCTATGTTGGTTGGAATTTATGACCACCCCATATTCGATCAACTGAAATATACCCTCTGCAGAATAAAACTTCATTTCAATGTTCATTCAGGACTCACACTGCATAGCATTGTGTAAAGTTATAAGAAGTGTGCTTGGGACAAGGGGATATTTGTCATTTTTGACAGCTGAAACCTGATTAGGCTGAATACAGCAGAAGCTTGCCCTTTAGCAGGCCTGAATTTCTGAGGTAAGTTTCCTGCATTACCAATTCTCTCATAACTGCTTGTCAAGCCTCATCTTTATTCATTCCTTTTTCAGTGTGCTAATGTGCAGCCATCAAACACATATATAACAATTGCTGAGAAACTCAACCGTCAAGAACATTGCACATATCTGCATTTCATCCAAATCAGACGGAAAAGGACAGAATAGCGGAGTGGAAAGGAATTTGCTTCACTTCAATAAAATGAGCCAAACATCTTAGCTCATTTGTTGGAGGGAGTGTTTAAATGAGCTTAGCCTGGTCACTGCTAACTTCAAGGAAATCAACAAAAGGAGATCTAAGGGTTGTGAAAAATCATATAgcgctttctttctttctttctttttcttttttgtcagtTCAGCAGACATTAAGGCCAAAGAATCATAGCTTTAATAAATGAAAGTGTGTAAGAGCACATCAAAAAGTATTTTATCAAGCGAAGGAGAAGGTTCCCATGAAGCAGCAGGATGTGAAACTACAGAGACGGCTAAACATCCAAAGGCAAGGTAAAAGCTTAGACTTTGCAATCATGCAGTGCTGAAGAGCAAGATGAAGGTAGAGCTGCCATGATATGGAGGGCCATTTACTTGAGATCCAGGGGAGAACTCCCCAGTGCAGACGCCTGATTGGACATGGGCTAACCATTATGACAGTTGGAAGTCAGCTTGACAGCGCTGCTGTGAAATTCTCATGACGTTTGACTGCATGATGGATTCTGCACCTGGCATAATATTTGTGCAATGGTCGAagatttctacttttttttttcttagcagCACCCAGCTATCTTATactttatattttgaatataataaaaatgcaatgagTTTCCTAATGCATTATTAGTAGTAGTGGTAGTATTattgtttaatttgattttatttatgcaTTGTGGTTAATTATTAAGTCAAACTGTAGCTTGTACAAAGgacatttaaaatataacatcATTGGCAATAATAATCTGCCCCATTGTGTGAAAATGCATTTAtgaataaaactgaataaaacagCTCTATTACCTTAAATCATAAGGTTCTACCATCCGATTTGcccctttaaatatatatattttttacagaaGTTTGTTCTtatttgtctgttttgtttgtttctttgacACTTTGAGCTTGCAAATTACACAGATGCTCTCCGACAACACTCTAAAATTGTGCAGAATGAAATCCCAAGTGAAGAAACACATACATTTCCTGTGAAATCAACATGTACAAGCATGCCAAAGTTACAACGTAATCATTTTTTCCACACGTTGTCTTGGGGTACTTAAAGTTCAGACTATGTTCTTAATGTTCATCATTACAGGTTTATGGAAATCATTTCATTGTACAATAAATGTCATGCTGCCTTTACACTCTGCCAATCATGTTTTTAAACACTCTACTCTTTTTCTCAAAATGGATTTCCATAGATGACAAATGGAACAATAAATGTAGAGGAGAAGATGGTATTGGAAAGAAGGTTATTACAAAATGGTGTCCATCTTAAATCACTGAGGGATTGTAAGTTGTCCTGTTTGTACTGTAACAGCACCGTTTCTTCCTAGCATTATGCTCTAGCAAATCATCATTATTTTTTTGTAAGGATACATTAACACAAAATCAGTAAGCATTAGCAAAGGAGTTCAGgaaatcaaatacatttcaataaAATGCAGTCACTTTAAGAACTTTACGAAATATATGTAAAGGTATCTAAAGCTTCAGCTTTGACTTGTTATGACACTTACATATTAACAAATCCAGCTAATGTTAAAGTTTTTGGATGTTTTATGACTAGAAAAGCTCTAGGATTGACAAAAGGGCTAATGGACTGCTTTTGGCCTACATGTCCTAGTCTCCATTCCACCAGAGATTATTGTCAGAACAATTCAATGCACTGTTTCCACCAGAGACATGAAAGCTGGATGAAGCTTGGTGTTACCTGAGGTAATCTATGCTCAGAAGCTCTGGAGATAATGGGTAATCTTTGTGAAGTATGAGCAAACTACTGTAAGTAGCTTTTGGGGTGAACGTCTTAGTGTAGTGAATACCTTTTCATTCTCTGCAGCTCAAAAGTCTTTGGCAGAATTTCACAGTTAGAAATAAGTTTCACATAATTGCATGAATCCATGTGCTCTTTGAAGACATCTTTGAACTAGTTGAATTTGCTTGGAAGGTTTCTTGTAGTACTTCTATATCTCATTTATTAAAAagctacacacaaaaaaaatataggCTATAACTTTCCCCAAAACTGAAAATGTGTAgagaacatatttttaaaaatgctgttcCCTGTCCATACTACACTTGTACTGCATCACTAGACGTAATTGGAAAAAGCCTTTTCTCCCTGACTGAAGCCATTTCAATCATGCAGTGAATCTGCATgaccattggttcgtgcagtggtTTAGAAACGAACCAATGGATCGGCAGCGGTGCTGCACAATCCTATGGCAACGAAGCCCGGCATAGCCCGCCGAAAGGGGCGGGGTTATTTGTTATATAAGCGGGCATTTCACCACGGATTCTCAGATTTATTCTCCTTCAGCGACGTCATTCTTTGCTGAGGTAAGTTTTAAAAGAGCAACTTTCTAGCGACATTGTTGCAAATGTTGCACTACAAGTATGGCTCGTGCAGGACTCGTGAGCCCTGCTCTCCCATTTTTTCTCTCTTAGCAAAGCTCGGAGAAAGAAACAGCGGAGTCAGAGAGCTAAGCAACCGGACCTGAACAATCTTACGCCGGCGCTGAGCCCGCATACTCGCTCTTCACGCTGCACTTTGATCCGACAGCTTTGCATTTGTATGTCGCTAAGGGAGACGGGCTGCTTGCACTATGAAAGCGGTCTGTCCCGGTTGGCTTGTGGAGATCAGGTAGcgatttcaacgagagggggtaataatttggcaggggtcaaAAATGGGCACAACACCGGCAAAGCCCCTCGCCCTCTCAAGACGTTTCAGTGAACACTAGGCCTCATGGCTTCTGCAGCACTGCAGCTGGGCCTACTTCGAATGCAGAATGCAGCACTGCAGCTGGGCCTACTTCGAATGCGGTCCCTTCAGCGCTGGCTGAAACAACGAGTTCCACAAAATGCGTGTCGTCACGTCAAACCTGTGTGATGGCCCTGGCCCTGGCCCCTTGGTTAGACAATCGCTGGATGGAGAGGGGAGCGGCCCTAGGAGTGGTCAGCAGACGAAaggtggtctcgacagatgcttCCAACATGtgttggggagctctgtgcgagAAAGACCTACTTTTGGCCACTGGTTAAAAGAGGAACAAGGACTCCTCCTCAACTGCttagaaatgctagcagtatgttGAGCCTGTCAGTTCTTCTTGCCGGACCTACGGGAAACCATGTGCTGATTCGCTCAGACAACATGTTGTTGGTGtcctacataaatcaccagggaggccTTCCCTCGAAGTGCCTCCTTGTTCTAGTAGAGCGCCTTCTCGAATGGGCTCAGCTCCACTTGAGCTTGCTACGAGCAACAGAACAACGTCCCCTCAGAGGAGTGGAGGCTCCATCCACAGATGGTTCAGAGGATTTGGGGGATCTTTGGTGAGGCCGAAGTAGACCTCTTAGCCTCAAAAGACAACTCTCACTGCCCAATTTACTATTCAAAGGACAGGGATGTATTGACCCACGACTGGCCCGACCCCCTCCTCTATTTTTTTTCCCCCGATTGATGTAATTCCGCAGGTAATCAGACGTATCAGGGAGCAGAAGAGCAGTGCATTCATGGTTGCCCCTCTCCGGAGGAACCAACATTGGGTGTCGGAGCTGACACAGCTGCCTGCAGCAGCCCCTTGACCCATTCCTCTGAGACAGGACCTCCTCTCTCAAGTGAACAGGGCAATATGGCACCCCAGGACCGAGCTGTGGGCTCTGCACCTGTGGCCACTCAATGGGAGCTTACAATTCTTCCAGAGTGAATTCTGAAGGGGGCCAGGAGGCTAAATCTGCCTCACCCTGTAACGTTCTAACCCAGATAACTATTTAAGTTAGTGAAATGAAAGCGATAGAAAACGGCAAAGTTGCTGATCCACACATTTAATGGCTGGTACACGACAACGCGCCCCTCTCATACATGAGAGTTTAACTCTTTCTTGGCGttacaaataaaagtaaagaCAAAATAATAGCAAGAAGGCAGAGCGAACTTATCATCCATATGGTTCTCGTTAAAACGTCATGTAGTCATTCTACGTCATCTCCACACAGTGTGTGTTATACGTTACATGATCAGTCTCTTAAAGGGCACCTcacaatataatgtaatgtatgcAAATGCATAGCTTTGGCCGTTACAACCCCCTTCACTGTCCCGACATGGGACTTGCCTACTGTTGCCTATTGTACTGTCCTTTTGAGCCGCTACAGACTGCCAGTCTCCGAGTCACGGCATGATTGTACTGGTGTACTggttgttggcagaggctatttacactaattcTGCCCACCAACGTGTTATTGggctagtcaacactacaaaagacgaCAATATAACAACAGTTCCAGTGGCGAAGACAGTAAAGCGTGTGACGTAGTTTTGACAAGATTGACCCATTCAAATCcaccttttgtctttttttctcccttttcaaatatcATATCACATCAGaatggcatttattttcaataaaaataaggAAATTATCAAAAAGTTAGAAATAAAGTATTATAAATAGCAGTAAATAAATATTTGCTAATAGTATTCTATAGCTATTTGCTATAGCTTTTTCTAATCTATAGCTAATTGCACTAAGTGTAAATAgcatatggcaaaaaaaaaaaatactgctattttcacttagtgtaaatgGAATCCATTGCTGTTTGCACTTTGTGTaaatcttcttctttttctttttcttcttctactACTTCTAATCAAGACTACATGCTTGTGAGACAGAGGTAAAAAAAATAGTCTCTCCTCAGCGCTTCCATTCGGTTCTCTCAGGTCATTTAAGCAATAATTCACTCACATCGCCTTATATAAATCCATATCCAGAAACATCGTATTTTACTCTCAACCACCATTCACTCAAAGAGCAAATCGTCATCCCCTCAGACATCTCATCTTCAGCGCACTGGCATTCTATCTCAGCATTGCCATGCAAATGGTCTCCTTGCCCCTTGCTTTCATTTATTCCCTGTGCCAGCATCTTTCATAACAAGTGCACAATAGAAAAGGTCAGATTTATTAAAagctctctctatatatattttcACCCTCCCTCTTTTCTTCTATCAGTGTAGTCGCATCCACGGCTGCTAATCATTTTCGCCTTTACACACAAACATCCTGTATCTCCCATTCCTTTGATTAATGTGTAGACGACACAGCGCCATTTTAGTGGGAAGTGATGAAAGCCCTCAAAAGGAAAGCAGAGTGCAGCCAAAGGGGAGGGTGACAATGGGTTTATTTCATACTGCGGCCAAATTAATTTTCACAGCAGGATGCGAAGGTTAAAATATCAGATTGCTTCTCTGCTTGACGACAGGCTAATTAACCTTAGCAGCTTATTTTGTGTCTACGCTACGCTAATCTACAATTTTGTGTTTATTGTTGCTAAAGTGTACGACTCATTCATacacaataaaaaaacactccattTAAGTGTGTCTTCTCTCTATAATTTGTTTGTTGATAATGAGATAATGTAACATGGTAGACATTCAGAGCTGATCAAGATTGTGTCTTTCTATTAGCATAACTAATATGTGAATTAATGTACATTTTACACTGTTGACAACAAAATGTTATTGTGGAATAATCACTGAACGTGGCATGTACAAAACCACATTCAAATCCCACTCTTCCTCTCTGACTAAATATAGatctattaaaggagtagttcactttcagaacaagaatttacagacaatgtactcatgttaatgtctttttttcttcagtagtaaAAAGATGgtattttctgaggaaaacatttcaattctctccatataatggacttctatggtgcccccgagtatgaacttccaaaatgcattttaaatgcagcttcaaagagctctaaatgatcccagccaaggaagaagggtcttatctagcgcaTTCTTAACATAAGAGAAAGAGTCATTTGTGCTTTCTGCAATAAATTGCTGtttttctgcactaaacaagtgaattttgccAATATATTTTCAGATATGGTAGACAAGATGTTacagaataataatttaatgaaaacgtaattttgaaaaacaaaaacaaaaaaacaaacaaacaaaaaaaaaacattctaccTATTTTTCAAATTTCCTGAAAACGTCCCAGTGGGACAGCCAACAGGCTTTCCCAGACCGCCTTACTGTGAGGCAAGTATTAGCTGAAATTCATGTTGTTTTATTTACGTGTCTGTGATAAAACTGAGACTGAGACAGAAGGGAGTGCAccatgtttattttctttattttacaaaagcacattgttgttttgttgttatgactatacacaaataaaagtagacgtTTTGCAGTTTACAATGCAAACGATACCTTACTCTTATCTGtacggtcaaaaatgacagagaTTTTTATGGGGGTTTTTTTCACGGTCATCAAATGATGACCGTCTTTGACCCCAGAGGTTTAATTATTGAatacacaaataatatttaatcaGATGGTTTAGGGAGAAATAACTGGAGAAAAGGAAAAACAGTTAAACATACAAAATTAAACACTTCGCCATTAAAAGCACTAttgttgtcacgtatctggtctatctcgtcatgaactctagcacacacattctggactgcaaaccccataagccactgcaccaatcactgcacacagctgctcctcgtttcccactgaactgattgctgcatacacctgtttatcatttacccac belongs to Garra rufa chromosome 3, GarRuf1.0, whole genome shotgun sequence and includes:
- the LOC141332329 gene encoding leucine-rich repeat and fibronectin type-III domain-containing protein 2 is translated as MAKVLCSLLLLGSAVMMTTACPKYCVCQNLSESLGTLCPSKGLLFVPSDIDRRTVELRLGGNYIIKITQQDFTNMTGLVDLTLSRNTISFIQPFSFVDLETLRSLHLDSNRLTELGPDVLRGLVNLQHLILNNNQLTRISKEAFDDLLLTLEDLDLSYNNLRGIPWEAIRKMLNLHQLSLDHNLINHIAEGTFTDLEKLARLDLTSNRLQKLPPDPIFARSQSSSVLSTPFAPVLSLSFGGNPLHCNCEILWLRRLEREDDMETCASPPSLKGRYFWYVREEEFICEPPLITQHTHKLLVLEGQTASLRCKAVGDPMPLIHWVAPDDRLISNSSRATVYENGTLDIMVTTSKDYGTFTCIAANAAGESTASIELSIIQLPHLSNGTNRTSQPKSRLSDITSSTKTSKGETKAQPEQVVSVSEVTAVSALIKWTVSKVAPKVKMYQLQYNCSEDDVLIYRMIPAISKSFLVNNLMPGMQYDLCVLAIWEDTTTTLTATNIVGCVQFETRDEYPRCQSLHSQFLGGTMILVIGGVIVATLLVFIVILMVRYKVNSGLQVSKLVTVSNTYSQTNGRPQATQRLNNSAPTPQTPKTVVVMRDEVVEFKCGSLQSSISSSSSSSADSLGSEKVQSYNRHVDSNTLPNRWKQSSTKARPNLDNLLGAFASLDLRVPARDPGGPSSSGTMAMGMRPPTDKEPLLGRGDSKLGKLVMLPSENKPKRSHSFDMGDFGASHCLSYPRRISNIWTKRSLSVNGMLLQCDESEGEGDKATFDSSEWVMESTV